Proteins encoded in a region of the Streptomyces sp. NBC_00258 genome:
- a CDS encoding riboflavin synthase encodes MFTGIVEELGEITAVENLDDASRFRLRGPVVTEGARHGDSIAVNGVCLTVVEHEGDEFTADVMAETLNRSSLGVLAVGSRVNLERPMAVGERLGGHIVQGHVDGTGEVIERKPSENWEIVKISLPADLTRYVVEKGSITVDGISLTVVEAGPDFFTVSLIPTTLDLTTLGLKQPGDPVNLEVDVIAKYVERLLGSRGEQPAALPGTQGATP; translated from the coding sequence GTGTTCACCGGAATCGTCGAAGAGCTGGGTGAGATCACCGCCGTCGAGAACCTCGACGACGCCTCCCGTTTCCGGCTCCGTGGCCCCGTAGTCACCGAAGGTGCGCGCCATGGCGACTCCATCGCCGTCAACGGCGTCTGTCTGACGGTCGTCGAGCACGAGGGCGACGAGTTCACCGCCGACGTGATGGCGGAGACCCTGAACCGCTCCAGCCTCGGCGTCCTCGCCGTCGGCTCCCGCGTCAACCTCGAACGCCCCATGGCCGTGGGCGAGCGCCTCGGCGGGCACATCGTGCAGGGCCATGTGGACGGCACGGGCGAGGTCATCGAGCGCAAGCCGTCCGAGAACTGGGAGATCGTGAAGATCTCCCTCCCCGCGGACCTCACGCGCTACGTCGTCGAGAAGGGCTCCATCACCGTCGACGGCATCAGCCTGACCGTCGTCGAGGCGGGCCCCGACTTCTTCACCGTCAGCCTCATCCCGACCACCCTCGACCTGACCACGCTCGGCCTCAAGCAGCCCGGCGACCCGGTCAATCTCGAGGTCGACGTGATCGCCAAGTACGTCGAGCGGCTGCTCGGCTCGCGGGGAGAGCAGCCGGCGGCCCTGCCCGGCACCCAGGGAGCGACGCCGTGA
- a CDS encoding nicotinamide mononucleotide transporter family protein — MNWLNSEAFTLFGQHIKWADMIGNVIGLAGLALGWRRSIWTWPVQFLSGAILLAAFATAHLSGSAGKQVVVMAVALWGWWQWNRGKGGAQDGSIAVRFATWRERGYLLGAAAVGTLAVGSLFTAYPTLSWDPWPDAYIFVGTVVAMYAQARGMVEFWFAWLLVDLVGVPLNFANGFAFSGFVYIIYGALVLWGMRDWWLRSRKAGQPLLEGAPA, encoded by the coding sequence GTGAACTGGCTCAACTCGGAGGCGTTCACGCTCTTCGGCCAGCACATCAAGTGGGCCGACATGATCGGCAACGTGATCGGTCTTGCCGGCCTCGCCCTCGGCTGGCGGCGGTCCATCTGGACCTGGCCCGTCCAGTTCCTGTCCGGTGCCATCCTCCTCGCCGCCTTCGCCACCGCCCACCTCTCCGGCAGCGCCGGCAAGCAGGTGGTGGTCATGGCCGTCGCCCTGTGGGGCTGGTGGCAGTGGAACCGCGGCAAGGGCGGCGCTCAGGACGGCTCCATCGCCGTCCGCTTCGCCACCTGGCGCGAGCGCGGGTACCTCCTCGGTGCCGCGGCCGTCGGCACCCTCGCGGTCGGCAGCCTGTTCACCGCCTACCCGACGCTGTCCTGGGACCCCTGGCCGGACGCGTACATCTTCGTCGGCACGGTCGTCGCGATGTACGCCCAGGCGCGCGGCATGGTCGAGTTCTGGTTCGCCTGGCTGCTCGTCGACCTGGTGGGCGTGCCGCTGAACTTCGCCAACGGCTTCGCCTTCTCCGGCTTCGTCTACATCATCTACGGCGCGCTCGTCCTGTGGGGCATGCGCGACTGGTGGCTGCGCTCCCGCAAGGCCGGGCAGCCCCTCCTGGAAGGAGCCCCGGCATGA
- a CDS encoding bifunctional 3,4-dihydroxy-2-butanone-4-phosphate synthase/GTP cyclohydrolase II — MTTAPVWYSTGHDQDASDFALDPVEQAIADIAAGRPVVVVDDEDRENEGDLVIAAEKATPEIIAFMMSECRGLICAPMEGDELDRLQLPQMVENNTESMRTAFTVSVDAGPAYGVTTGISAADRATTLRLLAGGEAEAGDLVRPGHIFPLRAKPGGVLVRNGHTEAAVDLARLAGLRPAGAIVEIAGEDGRMLRLPELIPFARKHGLTIISIEDLIAYRRTAEPTVRREAETQLPTAFGEFTAFGYRSIVDGVEHVALVHGEIGDGEDVLVRVHSECLTGDIFHSLRCDCGPQLEASLERIQAEGRGIVVYLRGHEGRGIGLLSKLRAYELQEQGHDTLDANLELGLPADARDYAAGAQILEDLGVRSLRLMTNNPEKTDALVRHGLKVTHREPMPVQAGEHNLRYLRTKRDRMGHDLPWLDTTTVSACGNQ, encoded by the coding sequence ATGACAACGGCGCCGGTTTGGTACAGCACGGGACACGATCAGGACGCCTCGGACTTCGCGCTCGACCCGGTCGAGCAGGCCATCGCGGACATCGCGGCGGGCCGCCCGGTCGTGGTCGTCGACGACGAGGACCGGGAGAACGAGGGCGACCTCGTCATCGCCGCCGAGAAGGCGACCCCCGAGATCATCGCCTTCATGATGAGCGAGTGCCGCGGTCTGATCTGCGCGCCCATGGAGGGCGACGAGCTCGACCGCCTCCAGCTCCCGCAGATGGTCGAGAACAACACCGAGTCGATGCGCACGGCCTTCACGGTCTCCGTCGACGCGGGCCCCGCCTACGGCGTGACCACCGGCATCTCCGCCGCCGACCGCGCCACCACGCTCCGGCTGCTGGCCGGCGGCGAGGCCGAGGCGGGCGACCTCGTGCGCCCGGGCCACATCTTCCCGCTGCGCGCCAAGCCCGGCGGCGTCCTGGTCCGCAACGGCCACACCGAGGCCGCCGTCGACCTCGCCCGGCTCGCCGGTCTGCGCCCGGCCGGCGCCATCGTCGAGATCGCGGGCGAGGACGGCCGGATGCTGCGGCTGCCCGAGCTGATCCCGTTCGCCCGCAAGCACGGCCTGACGATCATCTCCATCGAGGACCTGATCGCCTACCGCCGCACCGCCGAGCCCACCGTCCGCCGCGAGGCCGAGACCCAACTGCCCACCGCCTTCGGCGAGTTCACGGCCTTCGGCTACCGCTCCATCGTGGACGGCGTCGAGCACGTCGCCCTGGTCCACGGCGAGATCGGCGACGGCGAGGACGTCCTCGTACGTGTCCACTCCGAATGCCTCACCGGCGACATCTTCCACTCGCTGCGCTGCGACTGCGGCCCCCAGCTCGAAGCGTCCCTTGAGCGCATTCAGGCAGAGGGCCGCGGCATCGTCGTCTACCTCCGCGGCCACGAAGGACGCGGCATCGGGCTCCTGTCCAAGCTGCGCGCGTACGAACTGCAGGAGCAGGGGCACGACACCCTCGACGCCAACCTGGAGCTGGGCCTGCCCGCCGACGCCCGGGACTACGCGGCAGGCGCGCAGATCCTGGAGGACCTCGGTGTGCGCAGCCTGCGCCTGATGACCAACAACCCCGAGAAGACCGACGCGCTCGTCCGCCACGGCCTCAAGGTCACCCACCGCGAGCCGATGCCCGTACAGGCGGGCGAGCACAACCTCCGGTATCTGCGCACCAAGCGGGACCGGATGGGGCACGACCTGCCCTGGCTGGACACGACGACCGTGTCCGCCTGCGGCAACCAGTAA
- the ribH gene encoding 6,7-dimethyl-8-ribityllumazine synthase, translated as MSGKGAPELSVRNCSDLRVAVIAAQWHEKVMDGLVDGALRALHELGIDEPTLLRVPGSFELPVVAKVLAGRGYDAIVALGVVIRGGTPHFEYVCQGVTQGLTQVSIDTGVPIGFGVLTCDTEEQALDRAGIEGSNEDKGHEAVTAAVATAATLRSVSEPWR; from the coding sequence GTGAGCGGCAAGGGTGCACCCGAACTGTCCGTACGCAACTGCAGCGACCTCAGGGTCGCCGTCATCGCGGCACAGTGGCACGAGAAGGTGATGGACGGTCTCGTCGACGGCGCGCTGCGCGCCCTGCACGAGCTGGGAATCGACGAGCCGACCCTCCTGAGGGTCCCCGGCAGCTTCGAACTGCCGGTCGTCGCGAAGGTCCTCGCGGGCCGCGGATACGACGCGATCGTCGCGCTCGGCGTCGTCATCCGCGGCGGCACCCCCCACTTCGAGTACGTGTGCCAGGGCGTCACCCAGGGCCTCACCCAGGTCTCGATCGACACCGGCGTGCCCATCGGCTTCGGCGTCCTGACGTGCGACACCGAGGAACAGGCCCTGGACCGCGCGGGCATCGAGGGCTCGAACGAGGACAAGGGCCACGAAGCGGTGACGGCCGCCGTGGCGACGGCGGCCACGCTCCGCTCAGTATCTGAACCGTGGCGTTAG
- a CDS encoding phosphoribosyl-ATP diphosphatase encodes MSNKTFEELFDELQHKAANGDPATSRTAELVGKGVHAIGKKVVEEAAEVWMAAEYEGKEAAAEEISQLLYHVQVMMVARGISLDDVYAHL; translated from the coding sequence ATGTCCAATAAGACGTTCGAGGAGCTCTTCGACGAGCTCCAGCACAAGGCAGCCAACGGCGACCCCGCCACTTCCCGCACCGCGGAGCTGGTCGGCAAGGGGGTCCATGCCATCGGCAAGAAGGTCGTCGAAGAGGCCGCCGAGGTCTGGATGGCCGCCGAGTACGAGGGCAAGGAAGCCGCCGCCGAGGAGATCTCGCAGCTGCTCTACCACGTCCAGGTGATGATGGTCGCCCGCGGAATCTCGCTGGACGACGTCTACGCCCACCTGTAA
- the hisG gene encoding ATP phosphoribosyltransferase has translation MLRIAVPNKGSLSGPAGEMLHEAGYQQRREAKELRIVDPENEVEFFYLRPRDIAIYVSSGKLDIGITGRDLLIDSAAHAEEILPLGFARSTFRFATKPGTAKSVEDLAGMTVATSYEGIVAKYLDDKGIDASVVHLDGAVETAIELGVAEVIADVVETGTSLRNAGLEVFGDPIMKSEAVVIRRTGAETTEETEPKVQQFLRRLQGVLVARTYVMMDYDCRVEQLEKAVALTPGLESPTVSPLHNEGWVAVRAMVPSKEAQRIMDDLYDIGARAILTTAIHACRL, from the coding sequence ATGCTGCGCATCGCCGTCCCCAACAAGGGTTCCCTGTCAGGCCCCGCGGGGGAGATGCTCCATGAGGCCGGCTACCAGCAGCGCAGGGAGGCCAAGGAGCTCAGGATCGTCGACCCGGAGAACGAGGTCGAGTTCTTCTACCTCCGCCCCCGCGACATCGCGATCTACGTCTCCTCCGGCAAGCTCGACATCGGCATCACCGGCCGCGACCTGCTGATCGACTCCGCGGCCCACGCGGAGGAGATCCTCCCGCTCGGCTTCGCCCGCTCCACCTTCCGCTTCGCCACCAAGCCCGGCACGGCCAAGTCCGTCGAGGACCTGGCCGGCATGACCGTCGCCACCTCGTACGAGGGCATCGTCGCCAAGTACCTCGACGACAAGGGCATCGACGCGTCCGTCGTGCACCTGGACGGCGCCGTCGAGACGGCCATCGAGCTCGGTGTCGCCGAGGTCATCGCGGACGTCGTCGAGACCGGCACCTCGCTGCGCAACGCGGGCCTCGAGGTCTTCGGCGATCCGATCATGAAGTCCGAGGCCGTCGTCATCCGCCGCACAGGCGCGGAGACCACCGAGGAAACAGAGCCCAAGGTGCAGCAGTTCCTGCGCCGCCTCCAGGGCGTCCTCGTCGCGCGGACCTACGTGATGATGGACTACGACTGCCGCGTCGAGCAGCTGGAGAAGGCCGTCGCCCTCACTCCGGGCCTGGAGTCGCCGACCGTCTCGCCGCTGCACAACGAGGGCTGGGTCGCCGTGCGCGCCATGGTCCCGTCCAAGGAAGCCCAGCGGATCATGGACGACCTGTACGACATCGGCGCGCGGGCCATCCTGACCACGGCCATCCACGCCTGCCGCCTCTGA
- a CDS encoding PH domain-containing protein produces the protein MSDAPELPALPVTFRPGRTRAVLLTAGATIFVVITTVAMLLEKLSPGERTSFVFTGALLFGVLVLLSRPKVVADESGVTVVNIAGRRKLAWAEIVQVNLRPGDPWVFLNLSDGTSLAALGIQPGIAKQHAIRDARALRALAEARSIRDPEGQQDGRHDEHHG, from the coding sequence ATGTCCGACGCACCAGAGCTGCCCGCTCTTCCGGTCACCTTCCGGCCGGGCCGCACCCGAGCCGTCCTGCTGACCGCCGGCGCCACGATCTTTGTGGTCATCACCACGGTCGCGATGCTGCTGGAGAAGCTCAGCCCGGGGGAGCGCACCAGCTTCGTCTTCACCGGGGCCCTGCTCTTCGGGGTGCTCGTGCTGCTCTCACGGCCGAAAGTCGTCGCCGACGAGTCCGGCGTGACCGTCGTGAACATCGCCGGCCGCCGGAAGCTGGCCTGGGCGGAGATTGTGCAGGTCAACCTGCGCCCGGGCGACCCGTGGGTGTTCCTGAACCTCAGTGACGGGACCAGCCTGGCCGCGCTCGGCATCCAGCCGGGCATCGCCAAGCAGCACGCGATCCGTGATGCCCGTGCGCTGCGCGCCCTCGCCGAGGCCCGCTCCATTCGCGACCCCGAAGGACAGCAGGACGGCCGGCACGACGAACATCACGGCTGA
- a CDS encoding hemolysin family protein — MTIPLLLLGAAFLLILANGFFVAAEFGLVTVERPDAEKAAAEGDRRARTVVNSLKELSFQLSGTQLGITITSLVVGMLAEPALAELLNGPITSVGIPEGAVSGVAVVVGMLLASAVQMVIGELVPKNWAVSRPMQVARFVAGPQHAFSTAFRPVISGLNSVANRLVRTLGVEPTAELASARTPGELVSLARHSAQAGALEQDTADLFVRTLSLADLTAQHVMTPRVKVSALQSSATAEDVVNLTRATGLSRFPVYRERIDEIVGMAHLKDALAVPSHDRLRTPVTRIAQAPLLVPETLPVQPLLERLRNEQPIAVVVDEYGGTAGVVTLEDIVEELVGEVRDEHDGHDVPELAAAPAEDGRPAWDADGSCRVDILQRIGLDVPEGPYETVAGLVADLLGRIPAPGDKAELPGWRLSVRQVGHYRAERVRLVRTAGAASASSASVSVVEAVR; from the coding sequence ATGACCATCCCCCTGCTGCTCCTCGGAGCGGCGTTCCTGTTGATCCTCGCCAACGGCTTCTTCGTGGCGGCCGAGTTCGGCCTCGTCACGGTGGAGCGCCCCGACGCCGAGAAGGCCGCCGCCGAGGGCGACCGACGCGCCCGTACGGTCGTCAACTCGCTCAAGGAGCTGTCCTTCCAGCTCTCCGGCACCCAGCTCGGCATCACCATCACCTCGCTCGTCGTCGGCATGCTCGCCGAACCGGCGCTCGCCGAGCTGCTCAACGGCCCCATCACCTCGGTCGGTATCCCCGAGGGCGCCGTGTCCGGTGTCGCCGTGGTCGTCGGCATGCTGCTGGCCTCGGCCGTGCAGATGGTGATCGGCGAGCTCGTGCCCAAGAACTGGGCGGTCTCCAGGCCCATGCAGGTCGCGCGGTTCGTCGCGGGCCCGCAGCACGCCTTCTCGACCGCGTTCCGGCCGGTGATCTCGGGGCTGAACTCCGTGGCCAACCGGCTCGTCCGCACCCTGGGCGTCGAGCCCACCGCGGAGCTGGCCTCCGCCCGCACCCCCGGCGAGCTGGTCTCCTTGGCCCGGCACTCGGCCCAGGCCGGTGCCCTGGAGCAGGACACCGCCGACCTGTTCGTCCGTACGCTCTCGCTGGCCGACCTCACCGCGCAGCACGTCATGACCCCGCGCGTGAAGGTCAGCGCCCTCCAGTCCTCCGCGACCGCCGAGGACGTCGTGAACCTCACCCGGGCCACCGGCCTGTCCCGCTTCCCCGTCTACCGGGAGCGGATCGACGAGATCGTCGGCATGGCGCACCTCAAGGACGCCCTCGCGGTGCCCTCGCACGACCGCCTGCGCACGCCCGTCACCAGGATCGCCCAGGCCCCGTTGCTCGTCCCGGAGACGCTGCCCGTGCAGCCCCTCCTGGAGCGGCTGCGCAACGAACAGCCCATCGCCGTCGTCGTCGACGAGTACGGCGGCACGGCCGGTGTGGTCACCCTGGAGGACATCGTCGAGGAACTCGTCGGAGAGGTCCGCGACGAGCACGACGGCCATGACGTCCCGGAACTCGCCGCCGCACCGGCCGAGGACGGCCGGCCCGCCTGGGACGCCGACGGCAGCTGCCGTGTCGACATCCTCCAGCGCATAGGCCTGGACGTCCCCGAGGGCCCGTACGAGACGGTCGCCGGCCTGGTCGCCGATCTGCTCGGCCGGATCCCCGCGCCCGGTGACAAGGCGGAGCTGCCGGGCTGGCGCCTCTCCGTGCGCCAGGTCGGGCACTACCGGGCCGAGCGGGTCCGGCTGGTCAGGACCGCCGGCGCCGCTTCGGCTTCCTCGGCCTCCGTTTCCGTGGTGGAGGCCGTGCGATGA
- a CDS encoding hemolysin family protein, producing the protein MSVLQLLFAVLLVLANGFFVGAEFALVSVRRSQIEPLGTARARQVMYGLENLPQMMAAAQFGITVCSLTLGAVAEPTVAHLLEPVFHAVHLPEGMIHPLGYVIALAAVVFLHLVVGEMLPKNLAMAAPEKTALWLSPGLVAFARLCKPVTLGLGACARVILRLFHVEPKDEVEAVFTSEQLNRLVEDAGQAGLLDPEEQERLEDALELGSRPVTDVLLGSESLVTVGPSVTPGQVVALTARTGYSRFPVAAENGAFMGYLHVKDVLDLEESERAVPQQVWRPMTTLGAELPLDDALTVMRRAATHLAQVADASGRVLGLVALEDVLELLVGEVRDPAHRNSTTVRVGEPRSGVAEPSETPQQALAS; encoded by the coding sequence ATGAGCGTGCTCCAACTCCTGTTCGCGGTCCTGCTGGTGCTCGCCAACGGCTTCTTCGTGGGCGCCGAGTTCGCGCTGGTCTCCGTCCGGCGCAGCCAGATCGAACCGCTCGGCACCGCACGGGCCCGCCAGGTCATGTACGGCCTGGAGAACCTGCCGCAGATGATGGCCGCCGCGCAGTTCGGCATCACGGTCTGCTCGCTGACGCTCGGCGCGGTCGCCGAGCCCACCGTCGCGCACCTCCTGGAGCCGGTGTTCCACGCCGTGCACCTGCCCGAGGGCATGATCCACCCGCTCGGGTACGTCATAGCCCTCGCCGCGGTCGTCTTCCTGCACCTCGTCGTCGGCGAGATGCTGCCGAAGAACCTGGCGATGGCCGCCCCCGAGAAGACCGCGCTGTGGCTCAGCCCCGGCCTGGTCGCCTTCGCCCGGCTCTGCAAGCCGGTGACGCTGGGCCTCGGCGCCTGCGCCCGAGTCATCCTGCGGCTCTTCCACGTCGAGCCCAAGGACGAGGTCGAGGCGGTCTTCACCAGCGAGCAGCTCAACCGGCTCGTCGAGGACGCGGGACAGGCGGGCCTGCTCGACCCCGAGGAGCAGGAGCGCCTCGAGGACGCCCTGGAGCTGGGCTCCCGCCCGGTCACCGACGTGCTCCTGGGCAGCGAGTCCCTGGTGACCGTCGGCCCCTCGGTCACCCCGGGCCAGGTCGTCGCGCTCACCGCCCGCACCGGGTACTCCCGCTTCCCGGTGGCCGCCGAGAACGGGGCCTTCATGGGCTATCTGCACGTGAAGGACGTACTCGACCTGGAGGAGTCGGAGCGGGCGGTACCTCAGCAGGTCTGGCGCCCCATGACGACCCTCGGGGCCGAGCTCCCGCTGGACGACGCCCTGACCGTGATGCGCCGCGCCGCGACGCACCTCGCCCAGGTCGCCGACGCGTCGGGACGCGTGCTCGGCCTGGTCGCCCTGGAGGACGTACTGGAGCTGCTGGTCGGCGAGGTCCGCGACCCGGCGCACCGAAATTCGACGACAGTACGGGTCGGCGAGCCGCGCTCCGGGGTCGCTGAGCCTTCGGAGACACCACAGCAGGCACTGGCAAGCTGA